Proteins from one Enterobacter bugandensis genomic window:
- a CDS encoding sulfate ABC transporter substrate-binding protein — MNKWGVGLTLLLASTSVLAKDIQLLNVSYDPTRELYDQYNKAFAAHWKQETGDNVVVRQSHGGSGKQATSVINGIEADVVTLALAYDVDAIAERGRIDKNWIKRLPDNSAPYTSTIVFLVRKGNPKQIKDWNDLIKPGVSVITPNPKSSGGARWNYLAAWGYALHHNNGDQAKAQEFVKSLYKNVEVLDSGARGATNTFVERGIGDVLIAWENEALLATHELGKDKFEIVTPSESILAEPTVSVVDKVVDKKGTKAVAEAYLKYLYAPEGQEIAAKNFYRPRDAAVAKKYDSEFPKLKLFTIDDVFGGWTKAQKEHFSNGGTFDQISQR; from the coding sequence ATGAATAAATGGGGCGTGGGGTTAACATTATTGCTGGCATCGACCAGCGTGCTGGCAAAGGACATTCAACTTCTCAACGTGTCGTACGACCCGACGCGTGAGCTGTACGATCAATACAACAAAGCCTTCGCGGCGCACTGGAAGCAGGAAACCGGCGATAACGTGGTGGTTCGCCAGTCGCACGGTGGCTCTGGTAAGCAGGCGACATCGGTGATTAACGGTATTGAAGCCGACGTAGTTACCCTGGCGCTGGCCTATGATGTCGACGCTATCGCCGAGCGTGGCCGTATCGACAAAAACTGGATCAAACGCCTGCCGGACAACTCCGCGCCATACACCTCGACCATCGTCTTCCTGGTGCGTAAAGGCAACCCGAAACAGATTAAGGACTGGAACGACCTGATCAAACCGGGCGTTTCTGTGATTACCCCGAACCCGAAAAGCTCCGGCGGGGCACGCTGGAACTACCTGGCGGCCTGGGGCTACGCGCTGCACCACAACAACGGTGACCAGGCTAAAGCACAGGAGTTCGTCAAATCCCTGTACAAAAACGTTGAAGTGCTGGACTCCGGCGCGCGCGGTGCCACTAACACCTTCGTCGAGCGCGGAATTGGCGACGTGCTTATTGCCTGGGAAAACGAAGCCCTGCTGGCGACCCACGAACTGGGTAAAGACAAGTTTGAGATCGTGACTCCGAGCGAATCCATCCTCGCCGAGCCGACCGTTTCCGTGGTCGATAAGGTCGTTGATAAGAAAGGCACCAAAGCGGTGGCGGAAGCCTACCTGAAGTATCTCTACGCGCCGGAAGGCCAGGAAATCGCGGCGAAGAACTTCTATCGTCCGCGCGATGCGGCTGTCGCGAAGAAATACGACAGCGAATTCCCGAAACTGAAGCTCTTCACCATTGATGATGTATTCGGCGGCTGGACGAAAGCGCAGAAAGAGCACTTCTCTAATGGCGGCACCTTCGACCAGATTAGCCAGCGCTAA
- the pfkA gene encoding 6-phosphofructokinase, producing MIKKIGVLTSGGDAPGMNAAIRGVVRAALTEGLEVFGIYDGYLGLYEDRMVQLDRYSVSDMINRGGTFLGSARFPEFRDEHIREVAIENMKKRGLDALVVIGGDGSYMGAKRLTEMGFPCIGLPGTIDNDIKGTDYTIGYFTALGTVVEAIDRLRDTSSSHQRISIVEVMGRYCGDLTLAAAIAGGCEFVVVPEVEFSREDLVAEIKAGIAKGKKHAIVAITEHICDVDELAKYIETETKRETRATVLGHIQRGGSPGPYDRILASRMGAYAIELLLQGHGGRCVGIQNEQLVHHDIIDAIENMKRPFKGDWLDCAKKLY from the coding sequence ATGATTAAGAAAATCGGTGTGTTGACAAGCGGCGGTGATGCGCCGGGCATGAACGCGGCAATTCGTGGGGTTGTCCGTGCAGCGCTGACGGAAGGTCTGGAAGTTTTTGGTATCTATGATGGTTACCTGGGTCTGTATGAAGACCGTATGGTTCAGCTCGACCGCTACAGCGTGTCTGACATGATCAACCGTGGCGGTACCTTCCTTGGGTCTGCGCGCTTCCCGGAATTCCGTGACGAACACATCCGTGAAGTGGCTATCGAGAACATGAAAAAGCGTGGTCTGGACGCGCTGGTCGTTATCGGCGGTGACGGCTCGTACATGGGTGCAAAACGTCTGACCGAAATGGGCTTCCCGTGCATCGGCCTGCCGGGCACCATCGACAACGACATCAAAGGCACTGACTACACCATCGGTTACTTCACCGCGCTGGGCACCGTTGTGGAAGCCATTGACCGCCTGCGTGACACCTCTTCTTCTCACCAGCGTATCTCTATCGTTGAAGTGATGGGCCGTTACTGCGGTGACCTGACCCTGGCAGCGGCTATCGCCGGTGGTTGTGAGTTTGTGGTGGTTCCTGAAGTGGAATTCAGCCGCGAAGATCTGGTTGCTGAAATCAAAGCCGGTATCGCGAAAGGTAAGAAACACGCGATTGTGGCTATCACCGAGCACATCTGTGACGTTGACGAGCTGGCGAAGTACATCGAAACCGAAACCAAACGCGAAACCCGCGCGACCGTTCTGGGCCACATCCAGCGCGGCGGTTCCCCTGGCCCGTACGACCGTATTCTGGCGTCCCGCATGGGTGCCTACGCTATCGAGCTGCTGCTGCAGGGCCACGGCGGCCGCTGCGTCGGTATTCAGAACGAACAGCTGGTGCACCATGACATCATCGACGCGATTGAAAACATGAAGCGTCCGTTCAAAGGTGACTGGCTGGACTGCGCGAAAAAACTGTACTGA
- a CDS encoding SLC13 family permease gives MSLWLTHPLLLPSLIVGVTIVLWATSLLPEFITALLFFTAAMTARIAPPEVIFGGFASSAFWLVFSGFVLGVAIRKTGLADRAARALSAKLTDSWMLMVASVVLLSYALAFVMPSNMGRIALLMPIVAAMAKRAGIADGSRAWFGLALAVGFGTFQLSATILPANVPNLVMSGAAEGSYGIHLNYVPYLLLHTPVLGILKGLILIGLICWLFPGSPKPAKDFTLSEPMGRDEKRLAWLLVVVLMMWVTESWHGVGPAWTGLAASIIVMLPRIGFITGEEFSAGVNMRTCIYVAGILGLAIVVTQTGIGAAVGEALLRIMPLDADKPFTSFLALTGITTALNFIMTANGVPALYTTLAQSFSDATGFPLLSVIMIQVLGYSTPLLPYQASPIVVAMGLGKVPARAGMVLCLALAIATYLVLLPLDYLWFSVLGRL, from the coding sequence ATGTCGCTCTGGTTAACGCATCCTCTGCTGCTGCCCTCGCTGATCGTCGGCGTCACCATCGTGCTGTGGGCGACGTCGCTGTTGCCGGAATTTATCACCGCTCTGTTGTTTTTCACGGCGGCGATGACCGCCAGAATCGCCCCGCCGGAGGTGATTTTTGGCGGTTTTGCCTCGTCGGCTTTCTGGCTGGTCTTCAGCGGCTTTGTGCTCGGCGTGGCGATCCGTAAAACCGGCCTGGCGGACAGGGCCGCCCGGGCGCTTTCGGCAAAGCTCACTGACTCCTGGATGCTGATGGTGGCGAGCGTGGTATTGCTCAGCTACGCGCTGGCGTTTGTGATGCCGTCAAACATGGGGCGTATTGCGCTGCTGATGCCCATTGTCGCGGCGATGGCGAAACGCGCCGGTATCGCCGACGGCTCCCGCGCATGGTTCGGCCTTGCGCTGGCAGTCGGCTTCGGTACCTTCCAGCTCTCGGCCACCATTCTGCCCGCCAACGTGCCTAACCTGGTCATGAGCGGCGCGGCGGAAGGCTCGTACGGCATTCACCTGAACTATGTCCCGTATCTGCTGCTGCACACGCCGGTGCTCGGTATTCTCAAAGGCCTGATTCTGATTGGCCTCATCTGCTGGCTGTTCCCCGGCAGCCCGAAACCGGCGAAGGATTTCACGCTGTCTGAACCGATGGGGCGTGACGAAAAACGACTCGCCTGGCTGCTGGTGGTGGTGCTGATGATGTGGGTGACGGAGAGCTGGCACGGCGTGGGGCCAGCGTGGACGGGGCTGGCGGCCTCGATTATCGTTATGCTGCCGCGCATTGGTTTTATCACCGGCGAGGAGTTCTCGGCGGGGGTAAATATGCGCACCTGCATTTACGTTGCGGGTATTCTCGGGCTGGCGATCGTCGTGACGCAAACGGGTATCGGAGCGGCCGTAGGCGAGGCGCTGCTGCGCATAATGCCGCTGGATGCGGACAAACCATTCACCAGCTTCCTGGCGCTAACCGGAATTACTACGGCACTCAACTTCATTATGACTGCCAACGGCGTTCCGGCGCTGTACACCACGCTGGCGCAGAGCTTCTCGGACGCGACCGGTTTCCCGCTGCTGTCGGTGATCATGATTCAGGTACTGGGCTATTCCACGCCGCTGCTGCCGTATCAGGCGTCGCCGATTGTGGTGGCGATGGGGCTAGGAAAGGTGCCTGCAAGGGCGGGGATGGTGCTCTGCCTGGCGCTGGCGATTGCGACGTATCTGGTGCTGCTGCCGCTGGATTATCTGTGGTTTAGCGTGTTAGGGCGTTTGTAG
- a CDS encoding DUF805 domain-containing protein — protein MTIQQWLFSFKGRIGRRDFWVWMVTWVVAMLLLFFVAYNAWLSTQTAAFALVCLLWPTAAVVVKRLHDRGRSGAWAFLIILAWMLVAGNWAMLPSILPWVVGRLLPSVIFVMMIVDLGAFIGTQSENKYGKDTVEVKYR, from the coding sequence ATGACCATACAGCAGTGGCTGTTTTCATTCAAAGGGCGTATTGGACGCCGTGATTTCTGGGTCTGGATGGTGACGTGGGTCGTCGCCATGCTGCTTCTTTTTTTCGTTGCCTACAACGCCTGGCTGAGCACGCAAACGGCGGCATTTGCACTGGTCTGCCTGCTATGGCCAACGGCGGCCGTCGTGGTGAAACGCCTGCACGATCGCGGCCGCTCCGGCGCGTGGGCATTTTTGATCATACTGGCGTGGATGCTGGTGGCAGGGAACTGGGCGATGCTGCCTTCCATCCTGCCGTGGGTCGTGGGCAGGCTGCTGCCGTCGGTCATCTTCGTGATGATGATTGTCGATCTGGGCGCGTTTATCGGCACCCAGAGCGAAAATAAATACGGTAAAGATACCGTCGAGGTGAAATACCGCTGA
- the fpr gene encoding ferredoxin--NADP(+) reductase: MADWVTGKVTKIEFWTDALFSLTLHAPVHPFKAGQFAKLGLDVDGERVQRAYSYVNAPDNPDLEFYLVTVPDGKLSPRLAALKPGDDVQIVSEAAGFFVLEEIPDCDTLWMLATGTAIGPYLSILQYGKDLERFKNIVLVHAARYAADLSYLPQMQALEQQYGGKLKIQTVVSRETVAGALTGRVPALIESGALEDAVGLPMTAETSHVMLCGNPQMVRDTQQILKDTRQMTKHLRRRPGHMTAEHYW, encoded by the coding sequence ATGGCGGACTGGGTAACAGGTAAAGTCACAAAGATAGAATTCTGGACCGATGCGCTATTTAGTCTCACCCTGCATGCTCCCGTTCACCCGTTTAAGGCCGGGCAATTTGCCAAGCTGGGTCTGGATGTCGACGGCGAGCGCGTGCAGCGCGCCTACTCTTACGTTAACGCGCCGGATAACCCGGATCTCGAGTTCTATCTCGTCACCGTTCCTGACGGTAAGCTCAGCCCGCGCCTTGCCGCCCTTAAGCCCGGCGACGATGTGCAGATTGTGAGCGAAGCGGCAGGCTTCTTTGTGCTCGAAGAGATCCCTGACTGTGACACGCTCTGGATGCTGGCAACCGGCACGGCCATCGGTCCGTATCTCTCTATCTTGCAGTACGGTAAGGATCTGGAGCGCTTCAAAAACATCGTGCTGGTGCACGCCGCGCGCTATGCCGCAGATTTAAGCTATCTCCCGCAGATGCAGGCGCTGGAACAGCAGTACGGCGGAAAGTTAAAGATTCAGACGGTAGTCAGCCGCGAAACCGTAGCAGGAGCGCTTACCGGTCGCGTACCGGCGTTAATTGAGAGCGGCGCACTGGAAGACGCAGTGGGCTTACCGATGACGGCCGAAACCAGCCACGTCATGCTGTGCGGTAACCCGCAGATGGTCCGGGACACGCAGCAGATTCTGAAGGATACCCGGCAGATGACGAAACATCTTCGCCGCCGGCCGGGCCATATGACCGCCGAACACTACTGGTGA
- the tpiA gene encoding triose-phosphate isomerase yields the protein MRHPLVMGNWKLNGSRHMVNELVANLRKELAGVTGCAVAIAPPDMYLDLAKRAADGSHIVLGAQNVDVNLSGAFTGETSAEMLKDIGAKYIIIGHSERRTYHKESDEFIAKKFAVLKEQGLIPVLCIGETEAENEAGKTEEVCARQIDAVLKTQGASAFEGAVIAYEPVWAIGTGKSATPAQAQAVHKFIRDHIAKADAKVAEQVIIQYGGSVNASNAAELFTQPDIDGALVGGASLKADAFAVIVKAAEAAKQA from the coding sequence ATGCGACATCCTTTAGTGATGGGTAACTGGAAACTGAACGGCAGCCGCCACATGGTAAACGAACTGGTTGCAAACCTGCGTAAAGAGCTGGCTGGCGTGACCGGCTGCGCGGTTGCTATCGCTCCGCCGGATATGTACCTGGATCTGGCTAAACGTGCCGCTGACGGCAGCCACATCGTGCTGGGCGCGCAGAACGTTGACGTTAACCTGTCTGGCGCGTTCACCGGTGAAACTTCCGCTGAAATGCTGAAAGATATCGGCGCGAAATACATCATCATCGGCCACTCCGAGCGTCGCACCTACCACAAAGAATCTGACGAGTTCATCGCGAAGAAATTTGCCGTGCTGAAAGAGCAGGGTCTGATCCCGGTTCTGTGCATCGGTGAAACCGAAGCGGAAAACGAAGCGGGCAAAACCGAAGAAGTGTGTGCACGTCAGATCGACGCCGTGCTGAAAACGCAGGGCGCGTCAGCGTTCGAAGGCGCGGTTATCGCTTACGAGCCAGTCTGGGCGATCGGTACCGGCAAATCTGCTACCCCTGCGCAGGCTCAGGCAGTTCACAAATTCATCCGTGACCACATTGCGAAAGCCGACGCGAAAGTGGCTGAGCAAGTGATCATCCAGTACGGCGGCTCCGTAAACGCCTCCAACGCTGCTGAGCTGTTCACCCAGCCAGATATCGATGGCGCGCTGGTTGGCGGTGCATCCCTGAAAGCGGACGCTTTCGCGGTGATCGTTAAAGCGGCAGAAGCGGCTAAACAGGCGTAA
- a CDS encoding DUF1454 family protein, with amino-acid sequence MKNSAHSLFLCLAMLGAGFPLHAANTAAPTTAPYLLAGAPSFDQSISQFREAFNQANPGLPLDEFRAIDSSRDTPTLTRAASKINENLYASTALERGTLKIKSMQITWLPIQGPEQKAAKSKALDYMSAVLQAFTPALTKKQSQQKLQKLLAAGKNKRYYATTEGAIRYVVADNGEKGLTFAVEPIKLALSDTLGGAN; translated from the coding sequence ATGAAAAATTCGGCACATTCTCTCTTCCTGTGTTTAGCGATGCTCGGCGCGGGTTTTCCGCTGCACGCCGCCAACACCGCGGCCCCCACCACTGCGCCGTATTTGCTGGCGGGCGCACCGTCTTTCGATCAGTCCATCAGCCAGTTTCGCGAAGCTTTCAATCAGGCCAACCCAGGGCTGCCGCTGGATGAGTTTCGCGCCATTGATAGCTCGCGCGATACCCCTACACTGACCCGTGCAGCGAGCAAGATTAACGAGAATTTGTATGCTTCCACGGCGCTGGAGCGCGGTACGTTAAAAATCAAAAGCATGCAAATCACCTGGCTACCGATTCAGGGGCCAGAGCAGAAAGCGGCTAAATCGAAGGCGCTTGATTACATGAGCGCGGTGCTGCAGGCGTTTACGCCTGCGCTGACGAAAAAGCAGAGCCAGCAAAAGCTGCAAAAGCTGCTGGCCGCCGGTAAAAACAAGCGGTACTACGCCACAACCGAAGGCGCGATTCGCTATGTAGTGGCGGATAACGGCGAAAAAGGACTGACCTTCGCCGTTGAACCGATTAAGCTGGCGCTATCTGACACCCTTGGCGGGGCCAATTAA
- the cpxP gene encoding cell-envelope stress modulator CpxP: MRKVTAAVMASTLAFSAFSQAAVAIIGDNGSSQEGATQHSSQSHMFDGISLTEHQRQQMRDLMQRARHDQPPVNVSEMETMHRLVTAENFDESAVRAQAEKMAQEQVARQVEMAKVRNQMFHLLTPEQQAVLNAKHQQRMDQLREVARMQRSSEATFFSSNSSTRSNQ; encoded by the coding sequence ATGCGCAAAGTTACCGCTGCCGTCATGGCCTCAACGCTGGCGTTCAGTGCGTTTAGCCAGGCTGCTGTAGCTATCATCGGCGATAACGGTTCCTCGCAAGAGGGCGCAACGCAGCACAGCAGCCAAAGCCATATGTTTGACGGCATAAGTTTAACCGAACATCAGCGTCAACAGATGCGAGATCTGATGCAGAGGGCACGACACGACCAGCCCCCTGTTAATGTTAGCGAAATGGAGACAATGCATCGCCTTGTCACCGCAGAAAATTTTGACGAAAGCGCTGTTCGCGCTCAGGCCGAAAAAATGGCACAGGAACAGGTTGCCCGCCAGGTAGAAATGGCGAAGGTCCGCAACCAGATGTTCCACCTGCTAACGCCCGAGCAGCAAGCGGTTTTGAATGCCAAACATCAGCAGCGTATGGACCAGCTGCGTGAGGTTGCACGGATGCAGCGAAGCTCAGAAGCGACGTTTTTCAGTAGCAATAGCAGTACCCGTAGTAACCAGTAA
- the fieF gene encoding CDF family cation-efflux transporter FieF (FieF, a metal efflux transporter, is a member of the CDF (cation diffusion facilitator) family of transporters.) — MNQSYGRLVSRAAIAATVMASGLLLIKIFAWWYTGSVSILAALVDSLVDIAASLTNLLVVRYSLQPADEEHTFGHGKAESLAALAQSMFISGSALFLFLTGIQHLVSPSPMNNPGVGVVVTVIALISTLVLVTFQRWVVRKTQSQAVRADMLHYQSDVMMNGAILIALGLAWYGWHRADALFALGIGIYILYSALRMGYDAVQSLLDRALPDSERNEIFSIVTSWPGVSGAHDLRTRQSGPTRFIQIHIEMEDNLPLVQAHVIAEQVEQAILQRFPGSDVIIHQDPCSVVPGHVGLS, encoded by the coding sequence ATGAATCAATCCTATGGAAGGCTGGTAAGCCGGGCCGCCATTGCGGCGACCGTCATGGCCTCTGGCCTGCTGCTGATCAAAATCTTTGCCTGGTGGTATACCGGCTCGGTCAGTATTCTGGCGGCGCTGGTGGATTCACTGGTCGATATCGCCGCCTCGCTGACCAACCTCCTGGTGGTACGTTACTCGCTGCAGCCGGCGGATGAAGAGCACACGTTTGGGCACGGCAAGGCGGAATCGCTCGCGGCGCTGGCGCAAAGTATGTTCATTTCTGGCTCTGCACTGTTCCTGTTTTTGACCGGTATTCAGCATCTGGTTTCGCCTTCACCGATGAACAATCCCGGTGTCGGCGTGGTCGTCACGGTCATTGCACTTATAAGCACACTTGTTCTGGTAACGTTCCAGCGCTGGGTCGTTCGCAAAACGCAAAGTCAGGCCGTACGGGCGGATATGCTTCATTATCAATCTGATGTTATGATGAATGGGGCTATTCTTATTGCACTCGGTCTGGCCTGGTATGGCTGGCATCGGGCCGATGCGTTGTTTGCGTTAGGGATTGGTATCTATATTTTATATAGCGCCCTGCGGATGGGGTATGACGCGGTGCAATCACTGCTCGATCGCGCTCTTCCGGACTCAGAACGTAACGAAATTTTTTCTATCGTGACCTCCTGGCCCGGCGTCAGCGGTGCACACGATCTTCGAACGCGGCAGTCAGGGCCGACCCGCTTTATTCAGATTCATATTGAAATGGAAGACAACCTGCCACTGGTACAGGCTCACGTTATTGCTGAGCAGGTCGAGCAGGCGATTTTGCAGCGTTTTCCTGGTTCAGACGTCATCATTCACCAGGATCCCTGCTCGGTTGTACCCGGACATGTTGGGCTTTCGTAA
- a CDS encoding CDP-diacylglycerol diphosphatase, which translates to MKKIILLILIVIALAAGGVYWIKAGNPNALRHIVLDQCLPNQLQHRNPAPCAQVKPDAGYVVFKDRNGPLQYLLMPTYRINGTESPLLTEPHTPNFFWLAWQSRSFMTLKRGSEVPDSAISLTINSPTGRTQNHFHIHISCLRPDVREKLNAAQGDISTQWLPFPGGLEGHEYLARRVTENELVQRSPFMMLAEELPEARDHMGRFALAMAQQSDGSFVLLATERNLLTLNRASAEELQDHQCAILK; encoded by the coding sequence GTGAAAAAAATTATCTTACTGATCCTGATTGTCATCGCCCTTGCCGCAGGCGGCGTGTACTGGATAAAAGCGGGTAATCCGAATGCGTTGCGCCATATCGTCCTCGACCAGTGTCTGCCTAATCAGCTGCAGCACCGTAACCCGGCACCCTGCGCGCAGGTGAAGCCTGATGCGGGCTATGTGGTATTTAAGGACCGCAACGGGCCGCTGCAGTATCTGCTGATGCCAACGTACCGCATCAACGGCACCGAAAGCCCGCTACTGACCGAGCCTCATACGCCAAACTTCTTCTGGCTGGCGTGGCAGTCGCGCAGCTTTATGACCCTGAAGCGTGGCTCTGAAGTGCCGGACAGCGCTATTTCGCTGACGATTAACTCACCAACCGGACGCACGCAGAACCATTTCCATATCCATATCTCCTGCCTGCGCCCGGACGTGCGCGAGAAGCTCAACGCGGCGCAGGGAGACATCAGCACCCAGTGGCTACCGTTCCCGGGTGGGCTGGAAGGACATGAGTACCTCGCACGCCGGGTGACGGAGAATGAACTGGTCCAGCGCAGTCCGTTTATGATGCTGGCGGAAGAGCTGCCGGAAGCGCGCGACCATATGGGACGCTTCGCGCTGGCGATGGCGCAGCAGTCGGATGGTTCGTTTGTTTTGCTGGCGACCGAGCGTAACCTGCTCACGCTTAACCGCGCGTCGGCAGAGGAATTGCAGGATCATCAATGCGCTATCCTGAAGTAA
- the glpX gene encoding class II fructose-bisphosphatase has translation MKRELAIEFSRVTEAAALAGYKWLGRGDKNTADGAAVHAMRIVLNQVNIDGTIVIGEGEIDEAPMLYIGEKVGTGKGDAVDIAVDPIEGTRMTAMGQANALAVLAVGDKGSFLNAPDMYMEKLIVGPGAKGAIDLSLPLDANLRNIAAALAKPLNELTVTILAKPRHDATISYLQALGVRVFAIPDGDVAASILTCMPDSEVDVLYGIGGAPEGVVSAAVIRALDGDMQARLLPRHEVKGDSDENRRIGEDELARCAAMGIEANKVLALNDMARSDNVVFSATGITKGDLLDGITRKGNMATTETLLIRGKSRTIRRIQSIHYLDRKDPDVQTHIL, from the coding sequence ATGAAACGTGAACTTGCTATCGAGTTTTCCCGCGTCACCGAAGCAGCCGCCCTTGCAGGCTATAAATGGCTGGGTCGTGGCGACAAAAATACCGCAGACGGCGCGGCCGTCCACGCCATGCGCATTGTGCTTAACCAGGTCAACATCGACGGCACTATCGTCATCGGTGAAGGCGAGATCGACGAAGCGCCGATGCTCTACATCGGTGAAAAGGTCGGGACCGGCAAAGGCGATGCGGTGGATATCGCGGTGGACCCGATCGAAGGCACGCGCATGACGGCGATGGGCCAGGCCAACGCCCTGGCGGTGCTGGCTGTGGGCGATAAAGGCAGCTTCCTCAACGCGCCGGACATGTACATGGAAAAGCTGATTGTCGGCCCTGGAGCGAAAGGTGCAATCGATCTCAGCCTGCCGCTGGACGCCAACCTGCGCAATATCGCGGCGGCGCTGGCTAAACCGCTCAACGAACTCACCGTGACCATTCTGGCGAAACCGCGCCACGACGCCACCATCTCTTATCTGCAGGCACTCGGCGTGCGCGTGTTTGCCATTCCGGATGGCGACGTTGCCGCGTCTATTCTGACCTGCATGCCGGACAGCGAAGTCGACGTGCTTTACGGCATCGGCGGCGCGCCGGAAGGCGTGGTCTCTGCGGCGGTGATCCGCGCACTGGACGGCGATATGCAGGCGCGCCTTCTGCCGCGCCATGAGGTGAAAGGCGACAGCGACGAAAACCGTCGTATCGGTGAGGACGAGCTGGCGCGCTGCGCAGCGATGGGCATCGAAGCCAATAAAGTACTGGCGCTGAACGACATGGCGCGCAGTGATAACGTCGTCTTCTCTGCAACCGGCATCACCAAAGGCGATCTGCTGGACGGCATCACCCGCAAGGGCAACATGGCGACCACTGAAACGCTGCTGATCCGCGGTAAATCGCGCACCATCCGACGCATTCAGTCCATTCACTATCTCGACCGTAAAGACCCGGACGTGCAGACGCACATTCTGTAA
- the cpxR gene encoding envelope stress response regulator transcription factor CpxR: MNKILLVDDDRELTSLLKELLDMEGFNVLVAHDGEQALSLLDDSIDLLLLDVMMPKKNGIDTLKELRQTHQTPVIMLTARGSELDRVLGLELGADDYLPKPFNDRELVARIRAILRRSHWSEQQQNTDNSSPTLEVDSLSLNPGRQEASFDGQTLELTGTEFTLLYLLAQHLGQVVSREHLSQEVLGKRLTPFDRAIDMHISNLRRKLPERKDGHPWFKTLRGRGYLMVSAS, translated from the coding sequence ATGAATAAAATCCTGTTAGTTGACGATGACCGAGAGCTCACATCCCTTTTAAAGGAGTTGCTCGACATGGAAGGTTTCAACGTCCTGGTTGCCCATGATGGCGAGCAGGCGCTGAGTCTCCTTGACGACAGCATCGATCTACTTTTGCTCGACGTAATGATGCCAAAGAAAAACGGTATTGATACGCTGAAAGAGCTTCGCCAGACACACCAGACCCCCGTTATCATGCTGACCGCCCGCGGCAGCGAGCTTGACCGCGTTCTCGGCCTTGAGCTGGGTGCGGATGACTATTTACCGAAGCCGTTCAACGACCGTGAACTGGTGGCCCGTATTCGCGCGATCCTGCGCCGTTCCCACTGGAGCGAGCAGCAGCAGAATACCGACAACAGCTCGCCAACGCTGGAAGTGGACTCCCTGAGCCTGAACCCGGGACGTCAGGAAGCAAGCTTCGACGGCCAGACGCTCGAGCTTACTGGCACCGAGTTCACCCTGCTGTATCTACTGGCGCAACATCTTGGCCAGGTGGTATCGCGTGAACATTTAAGCCAGGAAGTGCTGGGCAAACGCCTCACGCCGTTTGACCGCGCCATCGACATGCACATCTCTAACCTGCGCCGCAAGCTGCCGGAGCGTAAAGACGGTCACCCATGGT